One Candidatus Thermoplasmatota archaeon DNA segment encodes these proteins:
- a CDS encoding helix-turn-helix transcriptional regulator — MEDVERLYPRNVEGHEPTAKKSAISLKSSAFFEYRWYRILEALHDADEGMSLQGIVQDLKRMGTAPNQALLEEDLLSLEEEGYVESLKENEFPPEKKYRITPVGEQKVKRMLRKL; from the coding sequence ATGGAGGATGTGGAAAGATTATACCCGAGGAACGTCGAAGGCCACGAGCCCACGGCAAAGAAGTCCGCGATCTCGCTCAAGAGTTCAGCATTCTTTGAGTATCGATGGTACAGGATTCTGGAGGCTCTCCACGATGCCGATGAGGGTATGTCGCTCCAGGGTATTGTCCAGGACTTGAAACGAATGGGGACAGCCCCGAACCAGGCCCTACTTGAGGAAGATCTCCTGAGCCTCGAGGAAGAAGGATACGTCGAGAGCCTCAAGGAGAACGAGTTCCCGCCCGAGAAGAAATACAGGATTACCCCAGTGGGTGAGCAAAAGGTCAAGAGAATGCTCAGGAAGCTGTAG
- a CDS encoding undecaprenyl-diphosphate phosphatase gives MEPIHAVLLGIVQGITEWLPVSSSGHLVLLQEYFGLNVPVFFDLVLHVATVIVVIVAFRKDIVDILRSLARTFRLRKEGQGFREILASERPTLLAWLIILGSIPTAIIGFALRDIVQPLFTNPTAVGVALLATGAILLVTVLAGKRKEFMTSSDAVLVGIMQGISIIPGISRSGSIISIGMLRGMDRELAARYAFLLSIPAILGAAAFELTQVMGSQMVIDLHLLAIAFLSSLLFGYVSIRLLWYIVKGAKLHYFSVYCFLLGSLVLLYGLL, from the coding sequence ATGGAACCTATTCATGCCGTGCTCTTGGGCATTGTCCAGGGAATCACAGAGTGGCTTCCGGTCAGCAGCTCAGGCCATCTCGTTCTTCTTCAGGAGTATTTCGGACTCAACGTGCCGGTGTTCTTCGACCTTGTGCTTCACGTCGCGACCGTGATAGTCGTCATCGTGGCGTTCAGGAAGGACATAGTCGACATACTCCGCTCCCTGGCTAGGACATTCAGGCTCAGGAAGGAAGGGCAGGGCTTCCGAGAGATCCTCGCATCCGAAAGGCCAACTCTCCTCGCTTGGCTCATCATCCTCGGGAGCATCCCGACGGCGATTATCGGCTTCGCTCTCCGCGATATTGTCCAGCCCTTGTTCACGAATCCTACCGCAGTGGGCGTTGCCCTCCTTGCGACAGGGGCAATCCTCCTTGTCACGGTGCTGGCAGGTAAGCGGAAGGAGTTCATGACGTCCTCAGATGCGGTTCTTGTGGGGATCATGCAGGGCATCTCGATTATTCCGGGCATCTCAAGGTCAGGATCGATAATCTCAATCGGCATGCTGAGGGGGATGGACCGCGAACTGGCCGCCCGCTATGCCTTTCTCCTCTCCATCCCGGCGATTCTGGGGGCGGCGGCATTCGAGCTCACCCAGGTCATGGGTAGCCAGATGGTCATCGACCTCCACCTCCTGGCGATAGCCTTCCTATCCTCTCTCCTGTTCGGCTATGTCTCCATAAGGCTCTTGTGGTACATCGTCAAGGGCGCCAAGCTCCACTACTTCTCCGTGTACTGCTTCCTTCTGGGATCCCTGGTGCTTCTGTACGGGCTCCTCTGA
- a CDS encoding secondary thiamine-phosphate synthase enzyme YjbQ, translating to METIDIRTSSRTELVDITAKVQKAVRDSGIREGVCFVYTPHTTGAVTINENADPSVRKDITMEIDKVIPFEDGYSHSEGNAAAHIKSSLFGCSATLLVEKGDLVLGTWQGVFFCEFDGPRNRRAHVKVLPG from the coding sequence ATGGAGACGATAGATATCAGAACGTCCTCGAGAACAGAACTCGTTGACATCACCGCCAAGGTCCAGAAGGCAGTCAGGGACTCGGGGATAAGGGAGGGGGTCTGTTTCGTGTACACGCCTCACACGACGGGCGCTGTCACGATAAACGAGAACGCTGACCCGAGCGTGAGAAAGGACATAACCATGGAAATCGACAAGGTGATACCTTTCGAGGACGGGTACTCCCATTCGGAAGGGAATGCAGCCGCCCACATCAAGTCGTCCCTGTTTGGCTGCTCCGCAACGCTCCTCGTGGAAAAGGGCGATCTCGTCCTTGGGACCTGGCAGGGCGTCTTCTTCTGTGAGTTCGATGGCCCAAGGAACAGGCGGGCACACGTCAAGGTCCTCCCCGGATAG
- a CDS encoding tyrosine-type recombinase/integrase → MSLSQSSIPSEDDLIESFEEDLTLRDLGGEAKRHYLACVRIASSFLGRRGKNLLDLQDLDVLREFLTYLKKGRKVSTTTAHHYLSALSSFCDFLILEGRLPANPIPAFRKRYLPNRRSAQNASRRKVISSEEMGRLISSVLSPRDKAILTVLAKTGVRRGELASIDIDDIDWERGCINLKPKRKRTNRLVFMDEEGLRVLRSWVTVRDSYLQDLEEGALFVGEPGKRLCTHSVYLIVTKHAGRLGIHDSESEDIEGRFTPHCFRHWFTTMLRRGGM, encoded by the coding sequence TTGAGTCTCTCTCAATCCTCGATTCCATCAGAGGACGACCTCATCGAATCCTTCGAGGAGGACCTCACCCTCAGAGACCTGGGAGGGGAGGCGAAGAGACACTATCTGGCATGCGTACGAATCGCTTCGAGCTTCCTCGGTCGTCGCGGGAAGAATCTTCTCGACCTTCAGGACCTCGACGTCCTTCGTGAGTTCCTGACCTACTTGAAGAAGGGTCGAAAGGTCTCGACCACGACGGCACATCACTATCTCAGCGCCCTCTCCTCCTTCTGTGACTTCCTCATACTCGAGGGACGTCTTCCAGCCAATCCCATACCCGCTTTTCGAAAGCGCTACCTTCCGAACCGCCGCTCCGCTCAGAACGCGTCCAGAAGGAAGGTCATATCGTCCGAGGAGATGGGACGGCTGATAAGCTCCGTCCTGAGCCCGAGGGACAAGGCCATCCTCACCGTTCTCGCGAAGACGGGTGTCAGGAGGGGGGAACTGGCATCCATCGACATCGACGACATAGACTGGGAACGAGGGTGCATAAACCTCAAACCGAAGAGAAAGAGGACGAACAGGCTGGTGTTCATGGACGAGGAAGGTCTCCGAGTCCTGAGGTCCTGGGTCACGGTTCGAGATTCCTATCTGCAAGACCTGGAGGAAGGAGCCCTGTTCGTGGGAGAACCCGGCAAGAGACTCTGCACCCATTCCGTCTACCTGATAGTCACCAAGCACGCAGGACGTCTCGGCATCCACGATTCCGAGAGCGAGGATATCGAAGGCAGATTCACGCCCCACTGCTTCCGGCACTGGTTCACAACTATGCTCCGGAGAGGGGGGATG
- a CDS encoding PEP/pyruvate-binding domain-containing protein, producing MKETSFADFRVDPDSLPSGFDLLGSGSVGGKSIGLLYSKSAIEKLGEVICDHQDRLRIPRSWILATSVFDDFIELNNVSDMVQMKCDDEIDVPEMNRAIIAGQMPKDCLEFIGSVLREEKRPLAVRSSSFLEDSLKHSFAGVYQSVFIPNDGTMAERIAQLETAIKIVYVSTFGDDAKEYRKKHKISWQDERMGVLIQSLVGSHYTDGLYYPLFAGVAFSRNYYPWTDRIRSEDGVGRLVLGLGTRAVGRYYARVFSPTLPSLRPEGMVVGDIVKYSQEIADVLDFRSGLLIEEQISNLKEANNRLHMICSALSPEGYITEASVLPGKDARLLATFDAILGSNKHMPFIPLMKSLLTNLERRFGMPVDIEFAVNFEPDENGEEKGMFYLLQVRPLGGRPEHRRIRIPKDVPQERVIFRAEKILGNGVQRGLKHIVFIPHETYEFQKGFTLAREIGSVNKTLEDKNYILIGPGRWATQNPELGIPVRYAEISNASVIVEVSYKRFSPELSYGTHFFGDMLATNTLYIPLWLEKGGYLNERILKESKNRWDSENVRLVEIPEGVDVYADGESHTAIAVMR from the coding sequence GTGAAAGAAACAAGCTTCGCCGATTTCAGAGTGGATCCCGATTCTCTGCCTTCAGGTTTCGACCTCCTCGGAAGCGGCTCCGTGGGCGGGAAGTCCATAGGCCTATTGTATTCGAAGTCGGCGATCGAGAAACTGGGGGAGGTCATCTGCGACCACCAGGACAGGCTCAGAATACCGCGATCGTGGATTCTGGCAACCAGTGTCTTCGACGACTTCATCGAACTGAACAATGTAAGCGACATGGTCCAGATGAAGTGCGATGACGAAATAGATGTCCCTGAAATGAACAGGGCGATTATCGCGGGGCAGATGCCCAAAGACTGCCTCGAGTTCATAGGGAGCGTTTTGAGGGAGGAGAAAAGACCGCTCGCGGTCAGGTCATCCAGCTTCCTTGAGGACAGTCTGAAGCACTCATTCGCTGGAGTGTACCAGTCCGTCTTCATCCCCAATGATGGCACGATGGCCGAGAGGATCGCGCAGCTGGAAACCGCCATAAAGATCGTCTACGTGTCGACGTTCGGTGACGACGCCAAGGAATACCGGAAGAAGCACAAGATCTCCTGGCAGGACGAGAGGATGGGCGTTCTCATCCAGAGCCTAGTGGGATCACACTATACCGATGGATTGTACTACCCGTTGTTCGCGGGAGTCGCTTTTTCGAGGAACTACTACCCGTGGACGGACAGGATAAGGTCCGAGGATGGTGTCGGCAGATTGGTGCTCGGGCTCGGCACGAGAGCCGTGGGCCGCTACTATGCAAGGGTCTTCTCTCCAACGTTGCCCAGCCTCAGGCCTGAGGGCATGGTCGTTGGCGACATCGTGAAGTATTCACAGGAGATCGCTGACGTTCTCGACTTCAGATCGGGACTGCTCATAGAAGAACAAATCTCCAATCTCAAGGAGGCGAACAACAGGCTTCACATGATATGCTCAGCGCTCTCTCCGGAGGGCTACATCACCGAAGCGAGCGTGCTGCCAGGGAAGGACGCCAGGCTTCTGGCCACGTTCGATGCGATTCTGGGCAGCAATAAACACATGCCCTTCATCCCGCTGATGAAGAGCCTTCTGACAAACCTGGAAAGGCGCTTTGGGATGCCCGTTGACATCGAGTTCGCGGTGAACTTCGAGCCGGATGAGAACGGAGAGGAGAAGGGGATGTTCTACCTGCTGCAGGTCAGACCCCTTGGGGGGAGACCGGAGCACAGGAGGATCAGGATACCGAAGGACGTCCCGCAGGAGAGAGTCATATTCCGGGCGGAGAAGATACTGGGCAACGGCGTACAGAGGGGGCTGAAACACATCGTCTTCATCCCGCACGAGACCTACGAGTTCCAGAAAGGATTCACCCTGGCGCGAGAGATCGGCAGCGTGAACAAGACGCTGGAAGACAAGAACTACATCCTGATAGGTCCCGGCAGGTGGGCCACGCAGAACCCGGAACTAGGAATCCCCGTCCGGTATGCCGAGATCAGCAACGCCTCGGTCATAGTCGAGGTGAGCTACAAGCGCTTCTCGCCCGAGCTCTCGTACGGAACCCACTTCTTCGGAGACATGCTGGCGACGAACACACTCTACATCCCTCTCTGGCTGGAGAAGGGCGGGTACCTGAACGAGAGGATCCTGAAGGAGAGCAAGAATCGTTGGGACTCGGAGAATGTCCGTCTGGTCGAAATCCCTGAAGGCGTTGACGTATACGCCGATGGTGAGTCCCACACGGCGATAGCGGTGATGAGGTGA